The Candidatus Tumulicola sp. genomic sequence GTCATCGTGGCGACCGACGCGCCGCTCTTGCACGATCAACTGCTGCGAGTCGCGAAGCGCTCGGCTCTTGGGCTCGCGCGCACGGGAACCACTGCGTTGGACCAAAGCGGTGACCTCGTCATCGCTTTCTCGACCGCGAACGTCGTGCCGCATTATCCGGACCAACGCACTTTCAAGGTGACCACAATGGATCATGCGCACATCAATCCGATCTTTCTCGCAACGGCCGATGCGACCGAAGAAGCGGTTATCAACGCGCTGCTTTCGGCGAAATCCATCACCGGACGCGATGGCCACACGGTCAAGGCGCTGCCGCACGACCGCTTGCTGCAGATCATGCACCGCTACGGAAGATAGCTAGAGGCCTTGGCTTTCCGCGGCACCTGCTCAACCGGCGTCGTGCAGGCGGGCCGGCAGCGGCTGCGCGTGGCTTGGACGCATGCCGGCATCGCGTTTCTCGACCCCGAGCGCCGCGGCTTGCGGCTCGCGATCGAAAAGCGCATCCGCATGCGCCTCAAGGAGGCGCCGGTGCCGCGATTGATTCGCGACTCGCTTTACGCCCTCGCCCGCGGCGCACCCGATATCGATGTGCCGATCGACCTTTCGTGGGCAAGAGACTACGAGCGCGACGTGCTGCTCGCCGCGCGCAGCATACGCTGGGGAGAAACGCGCCCGTATAGCTGGCTTGCGCGCGAGGCCCGCCGCCCGCTCGCCGTCCGAGCGGCCGCCAGCGTCATCGCGCGTAACCCGCTATGGTTTCTCGTGCCCTGGCATCGCGTTATCTACAAGGATGGGCGCGCAACACGACCCGGCCGCGGCGGTCCGCCTCAGTATAAGGAAGAACTGCTCGCGCGCGAACGCAAAAAGCCGGGCACTAGGGCAGCCGCAGTTCCATCTCGTCGGAAGGGCTGAAGCCTAGGGCTTCATACACGGGTCTGCCCATCGTCGAGCTGCGCAAACGCACGACGACGCAAGCGCGCTCCTTGGCCCATTGCACCGCTCGCGAAGTCAGCGCGCTCGCGATACCGTTGCGGCGCCGAGCCGGAATCACGTAGACGTGAGAGATGATGGCAGACTGCCTTCCATAGATAAGGTTGCGGTAGTCGGCAGGTTTGTAGACCGCCGTCAGCCCGACCATCAGGCCATCGACTTCGGCCACGAACAACGTGCCTGCGCCATCGGCGATCAGTCCTCCGAAGAACTTGACGTAGCGATCGCGCCAACTCCGGTCCTTGACGTCGAGGTCGCTTCCGTCCAATTCGAGGGTCATCTCGCGCCGCAACCAGCACGTGCCGGCGATCTCGTCCGCTCGGATCTCGCGGATCGCGAACGCGGTATTGGGGCTCACGTCAGAGCGCTCGACACCGCGCGTTTGAGTTCGTCGAGGCCCGCTCCGGTCTTGGCGGAGACTCGTACCCCGCCACCGCTTGGCGTGGCGGTCGCGATGTCGCTCTTGTTCCAAGCCACGATCGTCGGCTTTTCTCCGGCACCGAGTTCGCGAAGCACCGTCTCGACCGCTTCGCGCTGGCGCATCCAATGCGGATTGCTGGAATCGATCACATGCACCAAGAGCGTTGCGCTCGTCACCTCTTCCAGCGTCGCCCGAAACGCGGCGACCAGCTCTTTTGGCAGGTCGCTGACGAAGCCGACCGTGTCCGCCACGATGGCGCTCGCATCATCGTCGAGCCGGATCTTACGCAGCGTCGGATCGAGCGTGGCAAAGGGTTGATCCGCGACGAAAACACGTGCCCCGGTCAATGCGTTCAGCAGTGAAGACTTGCCCGCGTTGGTGTAACCGACCAGCGCGATCACCGGCGTTCCTTCGCGACTCCGTCGTTGCTCGCGGCGCCTCTTGCGCACGTCTAACACCTGACCCTCGAGCAGCGAGATGCGCAAACGGATGCGCCGCCGATCGACCTCGAGTTTGGTCTCGCCCGGGCCGCGCGTGCCGATGCCGCCGCCCAAACGAGAGAGGGCGTCCTGGCTGCCGATCAGATTCGCGGCGCGGTGGCGCAGCTGCGCGAGCTCGACCTGCAGTTTGCCTTCGCCGGTCCGGGCGTGCCGCGCGAAGATGTCGAGGATGACGACCGATCTGTCCATCACGAAGACATCGCCGCCCATGACCTTCTCCAGCGCGGCGCGCTGACGAGGCCGCAAGCTGTTCAAGACGATGACGCCCTCGGCGTGTTGCTCGCGCACGGCCGCCGCAAGCTCCTCGGCCTTGCCCGTCCCTATTAATGTAGACGGGTCAACGGCCGAGCGGCGCTGCAGCATCCGGCTCACGACTTGCGTGCCGGCGGCCCGTGCCAGCGCCTCGAGTTCGTCGACTTCGACCTCAAAGCGTGAACGATCGCCGCGGGTGTCGACGCCGACCAGGATCACACGCTGGGGGCCGGGTTGGGTCGCGTGAAGCATTGGGTAACGATACGACGGGGGCGGCCATATAGCCGCCCACGTCATCCGAGCTCGCGTCGCTCGCTCGGAACACTACATCGAGGTGAGTTATCTAAACGGCGGAGAGAGTCGGGGGCGCTTTGCGCAAGCCGGGCGGATGGTCCGCCACCGGCGTCAGCGCCGCGAAGCTCAATTGTTTCTGATAGGTCGAGATGAGAAGCTCGACGCCGCCGTGGACGCTGCCCTCCGAGGCGACGCATTTGGACAGTTTTTTGGTGAAGTATTCTTCCAGATTCGATAACGCGTGCTGCCAGTAGGCGTCTTTCGTCAGCCGCGAGCCGTCGTACCGATTCTTGTCGACAAGCCAAACAAA encodes the following:
- a CDS encoding GNAT family N-acetyltransferase; amino-acid sequence: MSPNTAFAIREIRADEIAGTCWLRREMTLELDGSDLDVKDRSWRDRYVKFFGGLIADGAGTLFVAEVDGLMVGLTAVYKPADYRNLIYGRQSAIISHVYVIPARRRNGIASALTSRAVQWAKERACVVVRLRSSTMGRPVYEALGFSPSDEMELRLP
- the hflX gene encoding GTPase HflX encodes the protein MLHATQPGPQRVILVGVDTRGDRSRFEVEVDELEALARAAGTQVVSRMLQRRSAVDPSTLIGTGKAEELAAAVREQHAEGVIVLNSLRPRQRAALEKVMGGDVFVMDRSVVILDIFARHARTGEGKLQVELAQLRHRAANLIGSQDALSRLGGGIGTRGPGETKLEVDRRRIRLRISLLEGQVLDVRKRRREQRRSREGTPVIALVGYTNAGKSSLLNALTGARVFVADQPFATLDPTLRKIRLDDDASAIVADTVGFVSDLPKELVAAFRATLEEVTSATLLVHVIDSSNPHWMRQREAVETVLRELGAGEKPTIVAWNKSDIATATPSGGGVRVSAKTGAGLDELKRAVSSALT
- a CDS encoding methylated-DNA--[protein]-cysteine S-methyltransferase produces the protein MAFRGTCSTGVVQAGRQRLRVAWTHAGIAFLDPERRGLRLAIEKRIRMRLKEAPVPRLIRDSLYALARGAPDIDVPIDLSWARDYERDVLLAARSIRWGETRPYSWLAREARRPLAVRAAASVIARNPLWFLVPWHRVIYKDGRATRPGRGGPPQYKEELLARERKKPGTRAAAVPSRRKG